One Tenrec ecaudatus isolate mTenEca1 chromosome 12, mTenEca1.hap1, whole genome shotgun sequence DNA segment encodes these proteins:
- the LOC142422823 gene encoding olfactory receptor 1f45-like: MVMSWTNQSSVSEFLLLGLSRQPQQQQVLFIIFMSMYLATVLGNLFIILAISTDSRLHTPMYFFLSNLSFVDLCFSSTTVPNMLINHILSRQTISFPGCLTQMYFFIVFIVMENFLLAVMAYDRFVAVCHPLHYTTKMTPQLCVLMVTGSWVTVNGNALLNTLLLARLSFCADNRIPHFFCEVAALLKLSCSDTWLNKMIIHTEGGLIMITPFVCILVSYICITTAVLKIPSTKGKWKTFSTCGSHLAVVSLFYGTVFAVYFTPTSSHSTEKDIAAAVMYTVVTPMLNPFIYSLRNKDMKRALTKVIYITFFSFQQWMGSKCHKRMS, translated from the coding sequence ATGGTCATGAGTTGGACAAACCAGTCAAGTGTCTCTGAGTTCCTCCTCCTGGGCCTCTCTAGGCAGCCCCAGCAGCAGCAGGTCCTTTTCATCATATTCATGAGCATGTACCTGGCCACAGTCCTGGGCAACCTGttcatcatcctggccatcagCACAGACTCCCGCCTACACACCCCCATGTATTTCTTCCTCAGCAACCTGTCCTTTGTGGACCTCTGTTTCTCCTCTACCACAGTCCCGAATATGCTGATCAATCACATACTCAGCCGTCAGACCATCTCCTTCCCTGGGTGTCTGACACAGATGTATtttttcattgtgtttattgtCATGGAGAATTTCCTTCTGGCTGTGATGGCCTATGATCGCTTTGTTGCTGTATGTCACCCATTACACTATACAACAAAGATGACACCTCAGCTATGTGTCCTGATGGTCACTGGATCTTGGGTCACTGTCAATGGGAATGCTCTGTTGAATACCCTGCTGTTGGCTAGACTCTCATTCTGTGCAGACAACAGGATCCCCCACTTCTTCTGTGAAGTGGCTGCTCTCCTGAAACTATCCTGCTCTGACACATGGCTCAATAAGATGATCATTCATACTGAGGGGGGCTTGATAATGATCACCCCCTTTGTTTGTATCCTGGTTTCCTACATTTGCATCACCACTGCTGTCCTGAAAATCCCATCCACAAAGGGCAAGTGGAAAACCTTCTCCACGTGTGGCTCCCACCTCGCTGTGGTTTCCCTCTTCTATGGCACTGTCTTTGCGGTGTATTTCACCCCGACATCCTCACACTCAACTGAGAAGGACATTGCAGCTGCTGTGATGTACACGGTGGTGACCCCCATGCTGAACCCTTTCATCTACAGCCTCAGGAacaaggacatgaaaagggcacTAACAAAAGTAATTTatattacttttttttcttttcaacaatGGATGGGTTCTAAATGTCATAAAAGAATGTCATAG